A DNA window from Helianthus annuus cultivar XRQ/B chromosome 15, HanXRQr2.0-SUNRISE, whole genome shotgun sequence contains the following coding sequences:
- the LOC118487507 gene encoding uncharacterized protein LOC118487507 gives MDVSEDLLLDGENQDMEDDIVDVEHDVPVIVADPVLEPDFVDVPHIPAVVHQANQYELTWCPSFRFRFPKAFAANVDMSVLDEMVVQTEDGFSMTLEIQQETARWKMELSFCCDIIGIKTRCEFLIRTPR, from the exons ATGGATGTTAGTGAAGATTTGTTATTAGACGGCGAAAACCAAGACATGGAAGATGACATTGTAGACGTTGAACATGATGTGCCAGTCATTGTAGCGGATCCTGTGTTGGAACCAGACTTTGTTGACGTTCCACATATTCCGGCCGTTGTTCATCAAGCCAACCAATACGAACTAACATGGTGTCCATCTTTTCGTTTT CGGTTCCCAAAGGCATTTGCAGCAAATGTAGATATGTCTGTCCTTGATGAGATGGTAGTTCAAACTGAAGACGGGTTTTCAATGACACTAGAGATCCAGCAAGAAACGGCACGTTGGAAAATGGAGCTCAGTTTTTGCTGCGATATTATAGGGATCAAAACACGTTGCGAATTCTTAATCCGAACCCCTAGGTGA